Proteins encoded in a region of the Gallalistipes aquisgranensis genome:
- a CDS encoding PP2C family protein-serine/threonine phosphatase, translated as MENSFFVEVACRQIDCAGERICGDSFLCRRVSGGARTIVVLSDGMGHGVKANILSTLTSTMLAGFVSRYEDITRIAELILKTLPVCSVRKISYSTFTMLDIDNRTGEVQAVEYDNPRMMLLRDDGPVALEGEEIVFRNGEGRTQKFLRSRFTARRGDRLVLVSDGVTQSGQRAGRYRFGWGADNLCQTVCYLTVFNRDITSADLAAQILSKASLNDDGRPSDDMSAVVIHFREPRRLLMASCPPAFPEEYPALATLVSEFRGTKAVCGYPVAEVLAAQLGLPVERDEFSSDPSVPPVWRIPSFELVTEGIVTLNRMLELLERPGTLSEGNDAVHRFCRLLLRHDEITFLIGTKRNVNAGGLPDEFELRRNMLRRLAALMESRYGKQVFIRYV; from the coding sequence ATGGAAAATAGTTTCTTCGTGGAGGTGGCCTGCCGGCAGATCGACTGTGCGGGTGAGCGTATATGCGGCGACAGTTTCCTGTGCCGGCGGGTGTCGGGCGGTGCGCGGACGATCGTGGTGCTCTCGGACGGCATGGGGCACGGAGTGAAGGCCAATATCCTTTCGACGCTGACTTCGACCATGCTGGCGGGATTCGTATCCCGGTACGAAGACATTACGCGGATCGCGGAATTGATTCTGAAGACGCTGCCCGTGTGCAGCGTGCGTAAGATCAGTTATTCCACGTTCACGATGCTCGACATAGACAATCGTACGGGTGAGGTGCAGGCCGTGGAGTACGACAATCCCCGGATGATGCTGCTACGGGACGACGGGCCGGTGGCGCTCGAGGGAGAGGAGATCGTCTTCCGTAACGGGGAGGGACGCACGCAGAAATTCCTGCGCAGCCGGTTCACGGCCCGGCGGGGCGACCGGTTGGTGCTCGTGAGCGACGGGGTCACCCAGAGCGGTCAGCGGGCCGGGCGGTACCGGTTCGGGTGGGGAGCGGACAATCTCTGCCAGACCGTCTGCTACCTGACCGTTTTCAACCGCGATATCACGTCGGCCGACCTGGCGGCCCAGATTCTTTCGAAGGCGAGTCTGAACGACGACGGCCGGCCGAGCGACGACATGAGTGCCGTGGTGATCCATTTTCGGGAACCGCGCCGGTTGTTGATGGCCTCCTGCCCTCCGGCCTTTCCTGAGGAGTATCCGGCATTGGCGACGTTGGTGTCGGAGTTCCGGGGAACGAAGGCCGTGTGCGGTTATCCCGTGGCCGAGGTGCTCGCCGCCCAGCTCGGGCTGCCTGTGGAACGGGACGAATTTTCGTCCGATCCGTCGGTTCCCCCCGTGTGGAGGATTCCTTCGTTCGAACTGGTGACCGAGGGGATCGTGACGTTGAACCGCATGTTGGAGCTGTTGGAGCGGCCGGGAACTCTTTCCGAGGGGAATGATGCGGTGCACCGCTTTTGCCGTCTGTTGCTGCGGCATGACGAAATCACCTTCCTGATCGGTACCAAACGGAACGTGAATGCGGGCGGTCTGCCCGACGAATTCGAACTGCGGCGCAACATGCTCCGGCGGCTGGCGGCACTGATGGAATCCCGCTACGGGAAGCAGGTATTCATTCGGTACGTGTAG
- a CDS encoding 4Fe-4S binding protein, with protein sequence MKFFYINNRLCTDCGRCSDSCPTGAVYVAGEARYINYDKCTSCGSCIRVCSAGAVTVETVERMAREIENTELYKARIQRLENELTALKQHVRSLEEVLRRVIARLPVAAFVADKEERIVAANAALCELAAEALPGTGERRETLVGSSLKEVFPDEVVRLLKTAAGDGGEPGYAARIGKRELSFSYTSLGQGAWLGILRDLRDPVVLGEEVVQRLRGTIDRQLSVVQKIGFLLGEEVSAVVNDLSAVIRALEAADLPVTDEKEGCDGK encoded by the coding sequence ATGAAGTTTTTTTATATAAACAACCGTTTGTGTACCGACTGCGGCCGCTGTTCCGATTCGTGTCCTACGGGAGCGGTCTACGTGGCGGGCGAGGCGAGGTACATAAATTATGACAAATGCACCTCCTGCGGTAGTTGTATCCGTGTGTGCAGTGCCGGGGCCGTCACCGTGGAGACGGTCGAGCGTATGGCCCGGGAGATCGAGAATACGGAGTTGTACAAGGCCCGCATCCAGCGGTTGGAAAACGAGCTGACCGCCCTTAAACAGCACGTCCGTTCGCTCGAGGAGGTGCTGCGGCGGGTGATTGCCCGTCTGCCGGTAGCCGCTTTCGTGGCGGACAAGGAGGAGCGGATCGTGGCGGCCAATGCTGCGTTGTGCGAACTGGCTGCCGAAGCACTCCCCGGAACGGGGGAGAGACGGGAAACCTTGGTCGGAAGTTCGCTGAAGGAGGTTTTTCCGGACGAAGTGGTGCGCCTGCTGAAGACGGCGGCAGGGGACGGGGGGGAGCCGGGGTATGCGGCCAGGATCGGGAAACGGGAGCTGTCGTTCAGTTACACCTCCCTGGGACAGGGTGCCTGGCTGGGTATCCTGCGTGATTTGCGCGATCCGGTCGTACTGGGCGAAGAGGTCGTACAGCGTTTGCGCGGAACGATCGACCGGCAGTTGTCCGTGGTGCAGAAGATCGGTTTCCTGCTGGGCGAAGAGGTGTCCGCGGTGGTGAACGACCTTTCGGCGGTGATCCGTGCTCTCGAGGCGGCGGACCTTCCTGTGACGGACGAGAAAGAAGGCTGCGATGGAAAATAG
- a CDS encoding cold-shock protein: MKGSVKWFDSAKGYGFITTEAGSDIFVHYTGINKEGFRGLEEGQNVEFEVSEGKKGEQAVNVNVIG, translated from the coding sequence ATGAAAGGTTCAGTAAAGTGGTTTGATTCTGCCAAAGGTTATGGCTTTATCACAACCGAAGCCGGAAGTGACATCTTCGTTCACTACACGGGCATCAACAAAGAAGGTTTCCGCGGTCTGGAAGAGGGCCAGAACGTCGAGTTCGAGGTCAGCGAAGGCAAGAAGGGGGAACAGGCCGTCAACGTAAACGTAATAGGATAA
- a CDS encoding site-specific integrase — translation MKSTFSVIYYLKRQVVKKDGTVPVMGRITVDGSQTQFSCKLTVDPKLWDTKGGRVTGRSTAALETNRMLDKMRVRINRHYQEIMERDNFVTAEKVKNAFLGLEHRYHTLMQVFRQHNEDYEKQVEAGMKAKGTLLKYRTVYKHMQEFLDIRYHVKDIALKELTPAFISDFEMFLRTDKHCCTNTVWLYVCPLRTMVFIAINNEWLTRDPFREYEIKKEETTRSFLTKDEIRLLMEGKLKNAKQELYRDLYLFCAFTGLSFADMRNLTEENIRTYFDEHEWININRQKTGVVSNIRLLDIANRIIGKYRGLCGDGRIFPVPHYNTCLAGIRAVAKRCGITKHITWHQSRHTAATTIFLSNGVPIETVSSMLGHKSIKTTQIYAKITKEKLNQDMENLAARLNGVEEFAGCTI, via the coding sequence ATGAAGAGTACATTTTCAGTAATCTACTACCTCAAGCGTCAGGTAGTGAAAAAGGACGGGACAGTTCCCGTCATGGGACGCATCACGGTGGACGGCAGCCAGACACAGTTCAGCTGCAAACTGACTGTCGATCCGAAACTGTGGGACACCAAAGGTGGACGTGTCACGGGCAGAAGCACGGCGGCACTCGAAACGAACCGTATGCTTGACAAGATGCGGGTACGCATCAACAGGCATTATCAGGAAATCATGGAGCGTGACAACTTCGTCACGGCGGAGAAGGTGAAGAACGCCTTTCTCGGACTGGAACACCGCTACCACACGCTGATGCAGGTGTTCCGCCAGCACAACGAGGACTACGAGAAGCAGGTGGAGGCAGGCATGAAAGCCAAAGGCACGCTGCTGAAGTACCGCACCGTTTACAAGCACATGCAAGAGTTCCTCGACATCCGCTACCATGTGAAGGACATCGCCCTAAAAGAGCTTACCCCGGCTTTCATTTCCGACTTCGAGATGTTCCTGCGCACGGACAAGCACTGCTGCACCAATACCGTGTGGCTGTACGTCTGCCCGTTACGGACGATGGTATTCATCGCCATCAACAACGAGTGGCTGACGCGCGACCCGTTCCGCGAGTATGAAATCAAGAAGGAGGAAACAACACGCAGTTTCCTGACCAAAGATGAGATCCGCCTGCTGATGGAGGGGAAACTGAAAAACGCCAAACAGGAATTGTACCGCGACCTCTACCTGTTCTGCGCCTTCACGGGGCTGTCGTTCGCGGATATGCGCAACCTTACGGAAGAGAATATCCGCACCTACTTCGACGAACACGAGTGGATAAACATCAACCGCCAGAAAACGGGCGTGGTGTCCAACATCCGCCTGCTCGACATCGCCAACCGCATAATCGGCAAATACCGGGGACTGTGCGGGGACGGCAGGATATTTCCCGTTCCGCATTATAACACGTGCCTTGCCGGTATCCGTGCCGTCGCCAAGCGTTGCGGCATCACCAAGCATATCACGTGGCATCAGAGCCGCCACACGGCAGCCACGACGATATTCCTCTCCAACGGTGTTCCCATCGAAACGGTCAGCTCCATGCTCGGACACAAGAGCATAAAGACGACGCAGATTTACGCAAAGATAACCAAAGAGAAGCTCAATCAGGACATGGAGAACCTTGCCGCAAGATTGAACGGCGTCGAGGAATTTGCAGGTTGCACCATCTAA
- a CDS encoding helix-turn-helix domain-containing protein — MMNENNDVFTMEDEPIASVVQDMRKGSKWLSAFLESYRPPLDGERYLTDGEVSELLRVSRRTLQEYRNNRVLPFILLGGKVLYPETGLRGVLEANYRKPLE; from the coding sequence ATGATGAACGAGAACAACGATGTTTTTACGATGGAAGACGAGCCGATAGCCTCTGTGGTGCAGGATATGCGCAAAGGCTCGAAATGGCTGTCCGCATTTCTGGAAAGCTACCGTCCTCCGCTGGACGGGGAACGTTACCTGACGGACGGCGAGGTGTCGGAACTGCTCCGTGTGAGCCGGCGCACCTTGCAGGAATACCGCAACAACCGCGTGTTGCCCTTCATACTTTTGGGAGGGAAGGTGCTTTACCCGGAAACGGGGCTGCGCGGGGTACTGGAAGCGAACTACCGCAAGCCGCTGGAGTGA
- a CDS encoding helix-turn-helix domain-containing protein, whose translation MNMEIVSIEKKTFEMMVAAFGALSEKVAALRRKSDTGRMERWLTGEEVCGQLRISPRTLQTLRDRRLIGYSQINRRFYYKPEEVKRLIPLVGTLYPHGR comes from the coding sequence ATGAATATGGAAATAGTATCTATCGAGAAAAAGACTTTCGAGATGATGGTGGCGGCATTCGGCGCACTCTCGGAGAAGGTCGCCGCCCTGAGGCGCAAAAGCGACACGGGGCGCATGGAAAGATGGCTCACGGGCGAGGAGGTCTGCGGGCAGTTGAGAATAAGCCCGCGCACGTTGCAGACGCTGCGTGACAGGCGGCTTATCGGCTACTCGCAGATAAACCGCAGGTTCTATTACAAGCCAGAGGAGGTGAAGCGGCTGATACCGCTTGTCGGCACGCTCTATCCGCACGGCAGATGA
- a CDS encoding helix-turn-helix domain-containing protein, with protein MLKPLLFIAEFCRRNKKKGLNMKVITMESSAYKEMMAQIANIAGYIREARDEKKRKRETEDKLLDTAQAAKMLNVSKRTMQRMRTDHRIEYVVVRGSCRYRLSEILRLLEDNTVRNEEGTIDTLFHNHTLRTGGKPKGRRT; from the coding sequence TTGTTAAAGCCCCTTTTGTTTATTGCCGAATTTTGTCGCAGAAACAAAAAGAAAGGACTGAACATGAAAGTGATAACAATGGAAAGTTCCGCCTACAAGGAGATGATGGCGCAGATTGCGAACATCGCAGGGTACATCCGCGAGGCAAGGGACGAGAAGAAACGGAAGCGGGAAACCGAAGACAAGCTGCTTGACACGGCACAGGCGGCGAAGATGCTCAACGTGAGCAAGCGCACCATGCAGCGTATGCGCACCGACCACCGTATCGAGTATGTGGTGGTACGCGGAAGCTGCCGCTACCGCCTTTCCGAGATACTGCGGCTATTGGAGGACAACACAGTAAGGAACGAGGAAGGGACAATAGACACCCTGTTCCACAACCACACGCTGCGCACGGGCGGCAAACCAAAAGGAAGGAGGACATAG
- a CDS encoding helix-turn-helix domain-containing protein, which yields MELLTRNNFEGWMQKLMERLDRQDELLLAMKAEGKQPTITESIRLFDNQDLCMLLQISKRTLQRYRSVGALPYKTLGKKTYYSEEDVLTFLSNHIKDFKKEDIAFYKARIHNFFHK from the coding sequence ATGGAACTGCTCACACGAAACAACTTCGAGGGCTGGATGCAGAAGCTGATGGAACGGCTCGACCGTCAGGACGAACTGCTGCTGGCGATGAAGGCTGAGGGGAAACAGCCCACTATCACGGAAAGCATCCGCCTTTTCGACAATCAGGATTTGTGCATGTTGCTCCAGATAAGCAAACGCACCCTCCAACGCTACCGCAGCGTAGGCGCATTGCCCTACAAGACGCTGGGCAAGAAGACCTATTACAGCGAGGAGGACGTGCTGACATTCCTTTCCAACCATATCAAGGACTTCAAAAAGGAAGATATAGCCTTCTACAAGGCTCGTATCCATAATTTCTTTCATAAATAA
- a CDS encoding DUF3945 domain-containing protein: MAKKKDEKDVLVVRDEKTGEISVVAGLNADGTPKRTPAKAENAQSFLQFDRHGDVLDNFFKNFFRQCKEPSRFGFYRIAADQAENLLEVMKQLLKDPEANKELLAPHKVDTSDYEKKVQEEMAAQQTEKQEPQKQENMEQRKEQQQDKSEQMQGKRGYQPIDESKINWQELEDRWGVKRDNLEKSGDLTKMLNYGKSDLVKVKPTFGGESFELDARLSFKKDGEGNISLVPHFIRKEQKLDEYKEHKFSDNDRKNLRETGNLGRVVDIVDRETGEIIPSYISIDRKTNEITDIPASRVRIPERIGKTEITTQERDMLRAGLPVRDKLIERNDGRKFVTTLQVNVEQRGVEFVPGTGKSPRTAQTQETKGDTSKSQAQGGENAAQTKKEQRRNTWTNEDGSIRPISKWSGVSFTDQQKADYVAGKAVKLENVTDKQGFHATMYIKFNPEKGRPYRYDTNPDNAQQVAPSNESRTQVAVNNDGKTNEATKNLREPLQKGQTNPKDARQQQQQEKPQKKTGKGMKM; encoded by the coding sequence ATGGCAAAGAAAAAAGACGAAAAGGACGTGCTGGTAGTCCGTGACGAGAAGACAGGCGAGATCAGCGTGGTAGCCGGGCTGAACGCGGACGGCACACCCAAGCGCACCCCCGCAAAAGCGGAGAACGCGCAGAGTTTCCTGCAATTCGACCGACATGGCGACGTGCTGGACAACTTCTTCAAGAACTTCTTCCGGCAGTGCAAGGAACCCAGCCGCTTCGGTTTCTACCGCATTGCGGCAGACCAAGCTGAAAATCTCTTAGAGGTGATGAAGCAACTGCTGAAAGACCCCGAAGCGAACAAGGAGCTGCTCGCCCCTCACAAGGTGGACACCTCCGACTATGAGAAGAAGGTGCAGGAAGAGATGGCAGCACAACAGACAGAGAAACAAGAACCTCAAAAACAGGAGAACATGGAACAACGGAAAGAACAGCAACAGGACAAATCCGAACAGATGCAGGGCAAACGTGGCTACCAGCCCATCGACGAGAGTAAAATCAACTGGCAGGAGCTGGAGGACAGATGGGGCGTAAAGCGGGACAACCTTGAAAAGTCCGGCGACCTTACGAAGATGCTCAACTATGGCAAGTCCGACTTGGTAAAGGTCAAACCGACCTTCGGCGGCGAATCATTCGAGCTGGACGCCCGCCTCTCCTTCAAGAAGGACGGTGAGGGAAACATCAGCCTCGTGCCGCACTTCATCCGCAAGGAGCAGAAGCTGGATGAGTACAAGGAACACAAATTCTCCGACAATGACCGGAAGAACCTCCGCGAAACGGGCAATCTCGGTAGGGTCGTGGACATTGTGGACAGGGAAACGGGCGAGATCATCCCCTCCTACATCAGCATCGACCGCAAGACGAATGAAATCACGGACATTCCGGCAAGCAGGGTGCGCATCCCGGAGCGCATCGGCAAGACGGAAATCACCACGCAGGAGCGGGACATGCTCCGCGCCGGACTGCCCGTACGCGACAAGCTCATCGAGCGCAACGACGGCAGAAAGTTCGTCACCACCCTGCAAGTGAACGTGGAGCAGCGCGGCGTGGAGTTCGTGCCGGGAACCGGCAAGTCGCCCCGTACCGCACAGACACAGGAAACCAAAGGCGACACATCGAAAAGTCAGGCGCAGGGCGGGGAAAATGCCGCACAGACCAAGAAGGAGCAACGCCGCAACACGTGGACGAACGAGGACGGCAGCATCCGCCCCATCAGCAAATGGAGCGGCGTGAGCTTCACCGACCAGCAGAAAGCCGACTATGTGGCGGGTAAAGCCGTGAAGCTGGAGAACGTGACCGACAAGCAGGGCTTCCATGCCACGATGTATATCAAGTTCAACCCGGAGAAGGGACGCCCGTACCGCTACGACACGAACCCTGACAATGCACAGCAGGTTGCTCCGTCCAACGAGAGCCGCACGCAGGTGGCGGTGAACAACGATGGCAAGACCAACGAGGCTACAAAGAATCTGAGAGAGCCGTTGCAGAAAGGTCAGACCAACCCGAAGGACGCCCGCCAGCAACAGCAGCAGGAGAAGCCGCAGAAGAAAACGGGCAAGGGCATGAAAATGTAA
- the topB gene encoding type IA DNA topoisomerase, translated as MKTIIAEKPSVAREIARIVGATKREEGYFEGGGYAVTWAFGHLVQLAMPDGYGVRGFVRDNLPIIPDTFTLVPRQVRTEKGYKPDSGVVSQIKVIKRLFDTSEHIIVATDAGREGELIFRYLYHYTGCTTPFVRLWISSLTDKAIREGLRKLEDGSKYDNLYLAAKARSESDWLVGINGTQALSIAAGHGTYSVGRVQTPTLAMVCERYWENRRFTSEAFWQLHIATDGCDGEVVKFSSSEKWKEKEPAMELYNKVKAAGCATVTKAERKEKTEETPLLYDLTTLQKEANAKHGFTAEQTLEIAQKLYEKKLITYPRTGSRYIPEDVFAEIPKLLAFIGTQPEWKDKVRAKAAPTRRSVDDGKVTDHHALLVTGEKPLFLSKEDNTIYQMIAGRMVEAFSEKCVKDVTTVTAECAGVEFTVKGSVVKQTGWRAVYGEEKEEITIPGWQEGDTLTPKGSSITEGKTKPKPLHTEATLLSAMETAGKEIEDDALRQAMKDCGIGTPATRASIIETLFKRGYMERCKKSLVPTEKGLALNSVVKTMRIADVAMTGEWEKELARIERGELSDDTFRKEIEAYTREITSELISCDKLFGSRDSGCACPKCGTGRMRFYGKVVRCDNTECGLPVFRLKAGRTLSDDEIKDLLTEGHTKLLKGFKSKQGKSFDAVVAFDGEYNTTFVFPEAKKDKKFSGRKK; from the coding sequence ATGAAGACAATCATTGCAGAAAAGCCCTCCGTGGCACGTGAAATCGCCCGCATCGTGGGCGCGACAAAGAGAGAGGAAGGATATTTCGAGGGAGGCGGTTATGCCGTGACATGGGCATTCGGACACCTCGTTCAGCTTGCCATGCCCGACGGCTACGGCGTGCGCGGATTTGTCCGTGACAACCTCCCGATTATTCCCGACACATTCACGCTCGTCCCCCGTCAGGTCAGGACGGAGAAAGGTTACAAGCCCGACAGCGGCGTGGTGTCGCAGATAAAAGTCATCAAAAGACTGTTCGACACAAGCGAACATATCATCGTGGCGACCGATGCCGGACGCGAGGGAGAGCTTATCTTCCGCTACCTCTACCACTATACGGGTTGCACCACTCCTTTCGTGCGCCTGTGGATCAGCTCTCTCACCGACAAAGCTATCCGCGAGGGACTGCGGAAACTCGAAGACGGCAGCAAATACGACAACCTCTACCTCGCCGCCAAAGCGCGGAGCGAATCCGACTGGCTCGTGGGCATCAACGGCACACAGGCGTTATCCATCGCCGCCGGACACGGCACGTATTCCGTGGGGCGGGTGCAGACACCAACGTTGGCTATGGTATGTGAACGCTACTGGGAGAACCGCCGCTTTACGTCCGAAGCATTCTGGCAGCTCCATATCGCAACGGACGGTTGCGACGGCGAAGTCGTGAAATTCTCATCCTCCGAGAAATGGAAAGAGAAAGAACCGGCGATGGAACTATATAATAAGGTAAAGGCGGCAGGTTGCGCCACTGTCACGAAAGCCGAGCGCAAGGAGAAGACGGAGGAAACTCCCTTGCTCTACGACCTGACCACGCTCCAGAAAGAAGCCAACGCCAAGCACGGCTTCACGGCGGAACAGACGCTTGAAATCGCGCAGAAACTCTACGAAAAGAAGTTGATAACCTATCCGAGAACGGGAAGCCGCTACATCCCCGAAGACGTGTTTGCCGAAATTCCCAAACTGCTCGCTTTCATCGGCACACAGCCCGAATGGAAAGACAAGGTGCGGGCAAAAGCCGCCCCGACACGCCGCAGCGTGGACGACGGCAAGGTGACAGACCACCATGCCCTGCTCGTCACGGGTGAGAAACCGCTCTTCCTCTCCAAAGAGGACAATACCATCTATCAGATGATTGCCGGGCGCATGGTCGAGGCATTCTCTGAGAAATGCGTCAAGGATGTGACCACTGTCACGGCGGAATGTGCCGGAGTGGAGTTTACCGTAAAAGGCAGCGTCGTGAAGCAAACCGGATGGCGTGCCGTCTATGGCGAGGAAAAAGAGGAAATTACCATCCCCGGCTGGCAGGAAGGCGACACGCTGACACCGAAAGGCTCGTCCATTACCGAAGGAAAGACCAAACCCAAGCCGCTGCATACCGAAGCCACCCTGCTCTCGGCAATGGAAACGGCGGGCAAGGAAATTGAGGACGACGCACTGCGGCAGGCGATGAAGGACTGTGGCATCGGTACTCCCGCCACACGCGCCTCCATCATCGAAACGCTTTTCAAGCGCGGTTACATGGAACGCTGCAAGAAGTCGCTTGTTCCCACCGAAAAAGGACTTGCCCTCAATTCCGTCGTCAAGACGATGCGCATCGCCGATGTTGCCATGACGGGCGAATGGGAAAAGGAGCTGGCGCGTATCGAGCGCGGGGAACTGTCCGACGACACCTTCCGCAAGGAGATAGAGGCGTACACACGTGAGATAACCTCCGAACTGATCTCGTGCGACAAGCTCTTCGGCAGCCGTGACTCCGGCTGCGCGTGTCCCAAGTGTGGCACGGGCAGGATGCGGTTCTACGGCAAGGTGGTACGCTGCGACAACACGGAGTGCGGACTGCCCGTGTTCCGGCTGAAAGCGGGACGCACCCTGTCCGACGATGAAATCAAAGACCTGCTCACCGAAGGGCATACCAAGCTGCTCAAAGGGTTCAAGAGCAAACAGGGCAAGAGTTTCGATGCTGTTGTCGCCTTTGACGGGGAATATAACACGACTTTTGTGTTCCCGGAGGCTAAAAAGGACAAGAAATTTTCAGGACGGAAGAAATAG
- a CDS encoding DUF1896 domain-containing protein: MNNKKKNEGQTDFSYYGLYLLDYLRTNKFEQADDTAFIRERADRAAETYERARLEGYPADGAQELAMDTLLRGLHYSRYAILREVVENEFADEVPEEKREAFVLKLLPLVGNVFSVYDLSDDNFALSSDYDLLYTELTGATVLYLDEYGV, translated from the coding sequence ATGAACAACAAGAAGAAAAACGAGGGTCAGACCGACTTTTCCTATTACGGTCTGTACCTGCTGGACTATCTCCGCACGAACAAGTTTGAACAGGCTGACGACACCGCTTTCATACGGGAACGGGCCGACCGTGCCGCCGAAACGTATGAGAGGGCACGGCTTGAAGGCTATCCCGCCGATGGTGCGCAGGAACTGGCGATGGACACGCTGCTGCGCGGGCTGCATTATTCCCGTTACGCCATCCTCCGCGAAGTCGTGGAAAACGAGTTTGCCGATGAAGTGCCGGAAGAGAAGCGTGAAGCCTTTGTCCTGAAACTGCTGCCGCTTGTCGGCAACGTGTTCTCCGTCTATGACCTCTCGGATGACAATTTCGCCCTGTCTTCCGATTACGACCTGCTCTACACGGAGCTGACGGGAGCAACCGTCCTTTACTTAGACGAATATGGCGTTTAA